Proteins from a single region of Streptomyces spectabilis:
- a CDS encoding SRPBCC domain-containing protein: MEHEVFVPVPEEPLREALADPERVARAVPGLQRDADPGPDALPVTGRLKVRAGGHTITYRGGLRIAARGDGGYAVTGEAHEARGSGAVTFSLVLRLAAAAEGGTQVSFSGTASADGRVAEAVKNSPQAVESAVRRLLARFAEGLAAPAADDEPSAPAGVSRVFDAEVPPPSLEPLAEVGVGPEAAHARRTMIGRSAEEVDHAPPRGRYAPVPAPETLGGGAALRWAAPAAAVLVASAIVVTRALRKRR, encoded by the coding sequence CCGAGCGGGTCGCGCGCGCGGTGCCCGGGTTGCAGCGCGACGCCGACCCAGGGCCCGACGCGCTGCCCGTCACCGGGCGGCTCAAGGTGCGCGCCGGCGGTCACACGATCACCTACCGCGGCGGCCTGCGGATCGCCGCGCGCGGCGACGGCGGGTACGCGGTGACCGGTGAGGCCCACGAGGCCCGGGGCAGCGGCGCCGTAACGTTCTCCCTCGTGCTGCGCCTGGCCGCCGCGGCGGAGGGGGGCACGCAGGTGTCCTTCAGCGGGACCGCGTCCGCGGACGGCCGGGTCGCCGAGGCCGTGAAGAATTCTCCACAGGCTGTGGAGAGTGCGGTGCGCCGGCTGCTCGCGCGGTTCGCCGAGGGGCTCGCGGCTCCCGCCGCGGACGACGAGCCGTCCGCTCCCGCCGGGGTGTCCCGCGTCTTCGACGCCGAGGTGCCGCCGCCCTCGCTCGAACCGCTCGCCGAGGTGGGGGTCGGGCCGGAGGCCGCGCACGCGCGGCGGACGATGATCGGGCGCAGCGCGGAGGAGGTCGACCACGCGCCGCCCCGGGGGCGGTACGCGCCCGTCCCCGCGCCCGAGACGCTCGGCGGCGGCGCCGCCCTGCGCTGGGCCGCACCCGCCGCCGCGGTCCTCGTCGCCTCGGCGATCGTGGTGACCAGGGCCTTGCGCAAGCGCCGCTGA
- a CDS encoding aldose 1-epimerase, with amino-acid sequence MSSDEITLAAGDAEVSVRPGRGARLGSLKVGGVELLRQGERYGCFPMVPWCGRVREGRFLSGGHPHQLPLNSPPHAIHGTGRDTAWKTARVSDREAVFTYDLADPWPYSGRVTQIVELTESALTLRMSVETYDDSFPAQAGWHPWFNRRLTADGEDVRIAFDAAWQERRGDDHLPTGERVDPQPGPWDDCFGMPDGVDVTLTWPGQLEVNVASREEWVVVYDEQEAAVCVEPQTGPPNGLNTLPRLVTPLEPLETSTTWTWRRL; translated from the coding sequence GTGAGCAGCGATGAGATCACTTTGGCCGCGGGTGACGCGGAAGTTTCGGTGCGGCCGGGGCGCGGGGCCCGGCTCGGGAGTCTCAAGGTGGGGGGTGTCGAGCTGCTGCGGCAGGGGGAGCGGTACGGCTGCTTCCCGATGGTGCCGTGGTGCGGCCGGGTCAGGGAAGGCCGCTTCCTGAGCGGCGGCCACCCCCACCAGCTGCCGCTCAACTCCCCGCCGCACGCCATCCACGGCACCGGCAGGGACACCGCGTGGAAGACCGCCCGGGTCAGCGACCGCGAGGCCGTGTTCACCTACGACCTCGCGGACCCGTGGCCCTACTCCGGCCGGGTCACGCAGATCGTCGAGCTGACGGAGAGCGCCCTGACGCTGCGGATGTCCGTGGAGACGTACGACGACTCCTTCCCGGCGCAGGCGGGCTGGCACCCGTGGTTCAACCGGCGGCTCACCGCCGACGGCGAGGACGTCCGGATCGCCTTCGACGCGGCCTGGCAGGAGCGCCGCGGCGACGACCACCTGCCCACCGGCGAGCGCGTCGACCCGCAGCCCGGCCCCTGGGACGACTGCTTCGGCATGCCGGACGGCGTCGACGTCACCCTCACCTGGCCGGGGCAGCTGGAGGTGAATGTGGCCAGCCGCGAGGAGTGGGTCGTCGTGTACGACGAGCAGGAGGCCGCCGTGTGCGTGGAGCCGCAGACAGGACCGCCCAACGGCCTGAACACCCTGCCGCGCCTGGTCACGCCCCTGGAGCCGCTGGAGACCTCGACCACCTGGACCTGGCGGCGGCTCTGA
- the pyrE gene encoding orotate phosphoribosyltransferase, protein MTNDVRGDLLRQIKDKAVVHGKVTLSSGLEADYYVDLRRITLDGEAAPLVGQVLLDLTSELEFDAVGGLTMGADPVAASMLHAAAARGRRLDAFVVRKAAKAHGLQRRVEGPDIKGRRVLVVEDTSTTGGSPLTAVEAVREAGAEVVGVATIVDRATGADVKITEGAGVPYLFAYSKDELGLD, encoded by the coding sequence ATGACGAACGACGTACGCGGCGACCTGCTGCGGCAGATCAAGGACAAGGCCGTCGTGCACGGCAAGGTGACCCTCTCCTCGGGCCTGGAGGCCGACTACTACGTCGACCTGCGCCGCATCACCCTGGACGGGGAGGCCGCCCCGCTCGTCGGGCAGGTGCTGCTCGACCTCACGAGCGAGCTGGAGTTCGACGCCGTGGGCGGCCTGACGATGGGGGCCGACCCGGTCGCCGCGTCGATGCTGCACGCGGCCGCCGCGCGCGGCCGGCGCCTGGACGCCTTCGTGGTGCGCAAGGCCGCCAAGGCGCACGGCCTGCAGCGCCGTGTCGAGGGCCCGGACATCAAGGGGCGGCGCGTCCTCGTCGTCGAGGACACCTCCACCACCGGCGGCTCCCCGCTGACCGCCGTGGAGGCCGTGCGCGAGGCCGGCGCCGAGGTCGTCGGCGTGGCCACGATCGTGGACCGGGCCACCGGCGCCGATGTGAAGATCACCGAGGGCGCCGGGGTCCCGTACCTCTTCGCGTACTCCAAGGACGAGCTCGGGCTCGACTGA
- the fbaA gene encoding class II fructose-bisphosphate aldolase: MPIATPEVYNEMLDRAKAGKFAYPAINVTSSQTLHAALRGFAEAESDGIIQISTGGAEFLGGQHSKDMVTGAVALAEFAHIVAKKYDVTIALHTDHCPKDKLDTYVRPLIDVSAERVARGENPLFQSHMWDGSAETLADNLAIGQELLAKAAAAKIILEVEITPTGGEEDGVTHEINDELYTTVDDALRTAEALGLGEKGRYLLAASFGNVHGVYKPGNVVLRPELLKDLQEGVGSKYGKASPFDFVFHGGSGSTAEEIATALENGVVKMNLDTDTQYAFTRPVADHMFKNYDGVLKVDGEVGSKKTYDPRTWGKLAEASMAKRVTEACAALRSTGTKLK; the protein is encoded by the coding sequence ATGCCCATCGCAACCCCCGAGGTCTACAACGAGATGCTCGACCGGGCGAAGGCAGGCAAGTTCGCCTACCCGGCCATCAACGTGACCTCGTCCCAGACCCTGCACGCCGCCCTGCGTGGCTTCGCGGAGGCGGAGAGCGACGGCATCATCCAGATTTCCACCGGTGGCGCTGAGTTCCTGGGCGGGCAGCACAGCAAGGACATGGTGACGGGCGCGGTGGCCCTCGCCGAGTTCGCGCACATCGTCGCCAAGAAGTACGACGTCACGATCGCGCTGCACACCGACCACTGCCCCAAGGACAAGCTGGACACCTACGTCCGCCCGCTGATCGACGTCTCGGCCGAGCGCGTCGCCCGCGGTGAGAACCCCCTCTTCCAGTCCCACATGTGGGACGGCTCCGCGGAGACCCTCGCCGACAACCTGGCCATCGGCCAGGAGCTGCTCGCCAAGGCCGCCGCCGCGAAGATCATCCTTGAGGTCGAGATCACCCCGACCGGCGGCGAGGAGGACGGTGTCACGCACGAGATCAACGACGAGCTGTACACCACCGTCGACGACGCGCTGCGCACCGCCGAGGCCCTCGGCCTGGGCGAGAAGGGCCGCTACCTCCTCGCCGCGTCCTTCGGCAACGTGCACGGCGTCTACAAGCCGGGCAACGTCGTGCTGCGCCCCGAGCTCCTGAAGGACCTCCAGGAGGGCGTCGGCTCCAAGTACGGCAAGGCGTCCCCCTTCGACTTCGTGTTCCACGGCGGCTCCGGCTCCACCGCCGAGGAGATCGCCACCGCCCTGGAGAACGGCGTCGTGAAGATGAACCTCGACACCGACACCCAGTACGCCTTCACGCGTCCCGTCGCGGACCACATGTTCAAGAACTACGACGGCGTCCTGAAGGTCGACGGCGAGGTCGGCTCGAAGAAGACCTACGACCCGCGCACCTGGGGCAAGCTGGCCGAGGCCTCCATGGCCAAGCGCGTGACCGAGGCGTGCGCCGCGCTGCGCTCCACGGGCACGAAGCTGAAGTAG
- a CDS encoding MalY/PatB family protein, with translation MAYDFDTPVDRRGTWCVQWDGIRDRFPVPDLLPFTISDMDFRCAPEVLDALQQRLAHGVFGYTDWRNDDFRGAVRDWFKSRYDTDVDPASLVYAPSVLNQISQLLRMWTEPGEGVVVHTPTYDGFRKAVTGLGRELRTVPLDDPGFAALDAALARADSRVLILCSPHNPTGRVWTDAELARTAELCERHGVAVISDEIHADLTHEGHVHRPWTQYGRGRWALVTSATKSFNFPSLSGSYGIIGDPGDHAAFVRRMDTGEGLASPAVLSLTAHIAAYREGGAWLDAVRGYAHANLRLVAATLNEAFPALALRPPQAGYLAWIDLRPVLGETRDEALQGHLVHRERVAVMPGAAYGAPGFVRMNVGCPGEKAKAGAEALVRAVRAVASEG, from the coding sequence GTGGCGTACGACTTCGACACCCCCGTGGACCGGCGCGGCACCTGGTGCGTGCAGTGGGACGGCATCCGCGACCGGTTCCCGGTGCCCGACCTGCTGCCCTTCACCATCTCCGACATGGACTTCCGGTGCGCGCCCGAGGTGCTCGACGCCCTCCAACAGCGCCTCGCACACGGCGTGTTCGGCTATACCGACTGGCGCAACGACGACTTCCGTGGCGCGGTGCGGGACTGGTTCAAGAGCCGCTACGACACCGACGTCGACCCCGCCTCGCTGGTCTACGCGCCCTCCGTGCTCAACCAGATATCCCAGCTCCTGCGGATGTGGACCGAGCCGGGCGAGGGCGTCGTGGTGCACACCCCGACGTACGACGGCTTCCGCAAGGCGGTCACCGGCCTCGGCCGGGAGCTGCGCACCGTGCCGCTCGACGATCCCGGATTCGCCGCCCTCGACGCCGCGTTGGCGCGCGCCGACAGCCGCGTCCTCATCCTGTGCTCCCCGCACAACCCCACCGGCCGGGTGTGGACCGACGCGGAGCTGGCGCGGACGGCCGAGCTGTGCGAGCGGCACGGAGTCGCCGTCATCAGCGACGAGATCCACGCCGACCTCACCCACGAGGGGCACGTCCACCGGCCGTGGACCCAGTACGGACGCGGCCGCTGGGCCCTCGTCACCTCCGCGACGAAGTCCTTCAACTTCCCGTCCCTGAGCGGGAGTTACGGCATCATCGGGGACCCGGGCGACCACGCGGCCTTCGTCCGCCGCATGGACACGGGTGAGGGCCTCGCGTCCCCCGCGGTGCTCTCGCTGACCGCGCACATCGCCGCCTACCGCGAGGGCGGGGCCTGGCTGGACGCCGTCCGCGGCTACGCCCACGCCAACCTGCGTCTGGTGGCCGCCACCCTGAACGAGGCGTTCCCCGCCCTGGCCTTGCGGCCCCCGCAGGCGGGCTATCTGGCGTGGATCGACCTCCGCCCCGTCCTCGGCGAGACGCGCGACGAGGCCCTCCAGGGCCACCTGGTGCACCGGGAGCGGGTCGCGGTCATGCCTGGCGCCGCCTACGGCGCCCCCGGCTTCGTGCGGATGAACGTGGGGTGCCCGGGGGAGAAGGCGAAGGCGGGAGCGGAGGCGCTGGTGCGGGCGGTGCGCGCGGTGGCGTCGGAAGGCTAG
- a CDS encoding alpha/beta hydrolase, with translation MPDDDAVARDAAEEQSAFAHPAVRPDATAAYGPHADQVVDFYAPRGGEGPAPLVVVLHGGAWRGPYDRQHITPFADFLARRGFAVANVEYRRGRSSSGPVPAQGGAAGPVAGRWPETFDDVAAALDALPALARAALPVADARRTVVTGHSAGGHLALWAAARHVLPEGSPWRTARPTPLRGVVALAPIADFRAADELGVCSGAVRQLLDAEGPTAAATETRFAERLAHADPAALLPTGIATTVVQGRTDIVVPQAVAEAYADAAAKAGEVVGLTLLEDVGHFPLIDPAADACAVVAEEIAQLAF, from the coding sequence ATGCCGGACGACGACGCCGTGGCGCGGGACGCCGCCGAGGAGCAGTCCGCCTTCGCGCACCCCGCGGTGCGGCCGGACGCCACCGCCGCCTACGGGCCGCACGCGGACCAGGTCGTGGACTTCTACGCGCCGCGCGGCGGCGAAGGCCCGGCGCCGCTCGTCGTCGTCCTGCACGGCGGGGCGTGGCGGGGCCCCTACGACCGGCAGCACATCACGCCGTTCGCGGACTTCCTGGCCCGGCGGGGCTTCGCCGTCGCCAACGTCGAGTACCGCAGGGGCCGTTCCTCCTCGGGCCCGGTCCCCGCGCAGGGCGGCGCCGCCGGGCCCGTGGCCGGGCGCTGGCCGGAGACCTTCGACGACGTGGCCGCCGCCCTCGACGCGCTGCCCGCCCTTGCCCGGGCGGCGCTGCCCGTCGCCGACGCGCGCCGCACCGTGGTGACCGGCCACTCGGCGGGCGGCCACCTCGCCCTGTGGGCGGCGGCCCGGCACGTCCTGCCGGAGGGGTCGCCGTGGCGCACGGCCCGGCCCACGCCGCTGCGGGGCGTCGTCGCGCTCGCCCCCATCGCGGACTTCCGCGCCGCCGACGAGCTCGGCGTCTGCTCCGGAGCCGTACGCCAGCTCCTGGACGCCGAGGGCCCGACGGCGGCGGCGACGGAGACCCGCTTCGCCGAGCGCCTGGCGCACGCCGACCCCGCCGCGCTGCTCCCCACCGGCATCGCCACGACCGTCGTCCAGGGCCGCACCGACATCGTCGTCCCCCAGGCGGTCGCCGAGGCCTACGCCGACGCCGCCGCGAAGGCGGGCGAGGTCGTCGGCCTGACGCTCCTGGAGGACGTCGGCCACTTCCCGCTGATCGACCCGGCGGCGGACGCGTGCGCGGTGGTCGCGGAGGAGATCGCCCAGCTGGCGTTCTGA
- the kynU gene encoding kynureninase, which translates to MSEPREADLRVRAAALDAADGLAAKRKEFVLDATVYLDGNSLGALPANVAGRVADVVTREWGGLRIRSWEESGWWTAPERVGERIAPLIGAGPGQVVVSDSTSVNVFKAVVAAVRMAQADDPARDEVVVDATTFPTDGYIAESAARLTGCRLVPAAPADVPGLLGPRTAAVLLNHADYQSGRLHDMAGLTAAVRAAGARVVWDLCHTAGALPVALDEHGVDLAVGCTYKYLNGGPGSPSYLYVRRDLQSRFDSPLPGWNSHTDPFGMRPDYEPAADVVRGRVGTPDILSLLALEAALDVWDGVSLDDVRAKSLALTDFFLECVAAYVPEGRVESVTPAAHAERGSQIALRCPDAREVMPRLVAAGVVGDFRAPDVLRFGFTPLYVSFADTERAARVLGGILGGFGELGPEGDRDT; encoded by the coding sequence ATGTCTGAGCCGAGGGAAGCAGACCTGCGCGTGCGGGCCGCCGCCCTCGACGCCGCCGACGGCCTGGCCGCCAAGCGCAAGGAGTTCGTCCTCGACGCCACGGTGTACCTGGACGGGAACTCCCTGGGCGCCCTGCCCGCGAACGTGGCGGGCCGGGTCGCCGACGTCGTCACGCGCGAGTGGGGCGGCCTGCGCATCCGCTCCTGGGAGGAGAGCGGCTGGTGGACCGCGCCCGAGCGGGTCGGGGAGCGGATCGCCCCGCTCATCGGCGCCGGACCGGGCCAGGTGGTCGTCTCCGACTCGACGAGCGTGAACGTCTTCAAGGCGGTCGTCGCGGCGGTGCGCATGGCCCAGGCCGACGACCCCGCACGCGACGAGGTCGTCGTCGACGCCACCACGTTCCCGACGGACGGGTACATCGCCGAGTCCGCCGCCCGCCTCACCGGCTGCCGTCTGGTCCCGGCCGCACCGGCTGACGTGCCGGGCCTGCTCGGCCCCCGCACGGCGGCGGTCCTCCTCAACCACGCCGACTACCAGTCGGGCCGCCTGCACGACATGGCGGGGCTCACCGCGGCCGTGCGCGCGGCGGGCGCCCGCGTGGTGTGGGACCTGTGCCACACGGCGGGCGCGCTGCCCGTCGCCCTGGACGAGCACGGCGTGGACCTGGCGGTCGGCTGCACGTACAAGTACCTGAACGGCGGCCCGGGTTCGCCGTCCTACCTGTACGTACGCCGTGACCTCCAGTCCCGCTTCGACTCGCCGCTGCCGGGCTGGAACTCGCACACCGACCCGTTCGGCATGCGGCCCGACTACGAACCCGCCGCCGACGTGGTGCGCGGCCGGGTCGGCACGCCGGACATCCTGTCCCTGCTCGCCCTGGAGGCGGCCCTCGACGTCTGGGACGGCGTCTCGCTCGACGACGTACGGGCCAAGTCCCTGGCGCTCACGGACTTCTTCCTGGAGTGTGTGGCGGCGTACGTGCCCGAGGGCCGGGTCGAGTCCGTCACCCCGGCCGCGCACGCGGAGCGCGGCAGCCAGATCGCGCTGCGCTGCCCGGACGCGCGCGAGGTGATGCCGCGGCTCGTCGCGGCGGGCGTGGTCGGCGACTTCCGCGCACCGGACGTGCTGCGCTTCGGGTTCACCCCGCTGTACGTGTCGTTCGCGGACACGGAGCGGGCGGCGCGGGTGCTCGGGGGGATTCTCGGCGGCTTCGGGGAGCTGGGCCCCGAGGGCGACCGGGATACCTGA
- a CDS encoding tryptophan 2,3-dioxygenase family protein — MNETQQMPGETPDQSPDSPNLDFAGSTPYEDYVKADVLTHLQHLRSDDPGEMVFLVTTQVMELWFTVIVHEWETAARALRDDDVPTAVAALKRSVRELEALNASWKPLGQLTPGQFNSYRGSLGEGSGFQSAMYRRMEFLLGEKSASMLVPHRGTPRVHAELEKALQEPSLYDEVLRLLAHRGYDVPAEVLGRDVAAKYEPSPRVEAVWTELYSGDDSSDLARLGEALTDVAELVWRWRNDHLVATRRSMGAKTGTGGSAGVAWLEKRATKHVFPELWTARSHV, encoded by the coding sequence ATGAACGAGACACAGCAGATGCCCGGCGAGACGCCCGACCAGAGTCCCGACAGCCCCAACCTCGACTTCGCAGGAAGCACGCCGTACGAGGACTACGTGAAGGCGGACGTCCTCACCCACCTCCAGCACCTGCGCTCCGACGACCCGGGCGAGATGGTCTTCCTGGTCACGACCCAGGTGATGGAGCTGTGGTTCACGGTCATCGTCCACGAGTGGGAGACCGCGGCGCGCGCCCTGCGCGACGACGACGTGCCGACCGCGGTGGCCGCCCTGAAGCGGTCCGTGCGCGAGCTGGAGGCCCTGAACGCCTCCTGGAAGCCGCTCGGCCAGCTCACCCCCGGCCAGTTCAACTCCTACCGGGGCTCGCTCGGCGAGGGCTCCGGCTTCCAGTCGGCGATGTACCGGCGCATGGAGTTCCTGCTCGGCGAGAAGTCCGCGTCCATGCTGGTCCCGCACCGCGGCACGCCGCGCGTGCACGCGGAGCTGGAGAAGGCCCTCCAGGAGCCGAGCCTGTACGACGAGGTGCTGCGGCTGCTCGCGCACCGCGGGTACGACGTCCCCGCCGAGGTCCTCGGCCGCGACGTGGCCGCCAAGTACGAGCCGTCGCCCCGCGTGGAGGCCGTGTGGACCGAGCTCTACTCCGGTGACGACAGCTCCGACCTGGCCCGTCTCGGCGAGGCCCTGACCGATGTCGCCGAGCTGGTGTGGCGCTGGCGCAACGACCACCTGGTGGCCACCCGCAGGTCCATGGGTGCCAAGACCGGCACCGGCGGCTCCGCGGGCGTGGCCTGGCTGGAGAAGCGCGCCACCAAGCACGTGTTCCCCGAGCTGTGGACGGCGCGCAGCCATGTCTGA
- a CDS encoding DUF3151 domain-containing protein — translation MAIHENLLGGPPPTHLPDDPEPRELLAGGTAAADVAAKYPTSSLAWARLADEAFEAGRVVESYAYARTGYHRGLDALRRAGWKGHGPVPWEHEPNRGFLRALHGLARAAQAIGEQEEYERCSTFLRDSSATAADTLG, via the coding sequence ATGGCCATTCACGAGAACCTGCTCGGGGGACCGCCCCCGACCCATCTGCCCGACGACCCGGAGCCCCGGGAGCTGCTCGCGGGCGGCACGGCGGCCGCCGACGTCGCCGCCAAGTACCCGACGTCCTCGCTCGCGTGGGCGCGCCTCGCGGACGAGGCGTTCGAGGCGGGCCGCGTCGTCGAGTCGTACGCGTACGCCCGCACCGGCTACCACCGGGGCCTGGACGCCCTGCGCCGGGCCGGCTGGAAGGGCCACGGCCCGGTGCCGTGGGAGCACGAGCCGAACCGCGGCTTCCTGCGGGCGCTGCACGGCCTGGCCCGCGCGGCCCAGGCGATCGGCGAGCAGGAGGAGTACGAGCGCTGCTCGACGTTCCTGCGGGACTCCTCGGCGACGGCCGCGGACACCCTGGGCTAG
- a CDS encoding helix-turn-helix domain-containing protein, whose amino-acid sequence MPIASGPIELPDWAWERAEVREALRGRAIGAVFRYVQQYTGASQARIAAAVGMTQARVNEIINGRREVSRLDVYERIADGLHMPDDARHLLGLAAGREKRSGGAAFDLAAFPEVVRVYAAQRSAAEEIQQLAHETDELDVLAVRGLGLVGLNDSLLRACLPRDQGGKGLRVRVALLDPDSAALARRAAEIGESTESLASGVRLTEARLRELADTCDISVWRYGMLPTWRLIRTGDVMFVGAFDKGWEGHESATYKVMATPHGPLFRGFRRMFEAVIDGAQRTV is encoded by the coding sequence ATGCCGATCGCGTCGGGGCCCATTGAGTTACCGGATTGGGCGTGGGAGCGCGCCGAGGTACGGGAAGCCCTCAGAGGTCGCGCCATAGGAGCTGTGTTCCGGTACGTGCAGCAGTACACGGGAGCAAGCCAAGCCCGTATCGCAGCGGCCGTCGGGATGACGCAGGCCCGCGTCAACGAGATCATCAACGGTCGGCGTGAGGTGAGCAGGCTCGACGTGTACGAGCGGATCGCCGACGGCCTGCACATGCCCGACGACGCTCGCCACCTTCTCGGGCTGGCCGCCGGTCGCGAGAAGCGCAGCGGGGGTGCCGCCTTCGACCTGGCCGCCTTCCCAGAGGTCGTGCGGGTCTACGCGGCACAAAGGTCGGCAGCCGAAGAGATCCAGCAGTTGGCCCATGAAACCGACGAGTTGGACGTGCTGGCCGTACGCGGCCTCGGCCTGGTCGGGCTGAACGACAGCCTGCTTCGTGCCTGCCTCCCGCGAGATCAAGGTGGCAAAGGGCTGCGGGTCCGGGTCGCGCTGCTCGATCCCGACAGCGCGGCCCTAGCGCGGCGGGCAGCCGAGATCGGCGAGTCCACAGAGTCGTTGGCGTCGGGGGTCCGGCTCACCGAGGCGCGGCTGCGGGAGCTGGCGGACACCTGCGACATCAGTGTGTGGCGGTACGGCATGCTGCCGACCTGGCGCCTCATCCGGACGGGCGATGTGATGTTCGTGGGTGCGTTCGACAAGGGGTGGGAAGGGCATGAGTCGGCGACGTACAAGGTGATGGCGACGCCACACGGACCGCTCTTCAGGGGGTTCCGCAGGATGTTCGAGGCGGTCATCGACGGCGCGCAGCGCACTGTCTGA
- a CDS encoding class IV adenylate cyclase, which produces MIEAELKARVRAPETVMGELDKRAPARVEVYRDTYYDRPDGSLEAADQELRVRTVHGPESTRTVLTFKDASVDEASGSKPEHEILVEGVEAAHAILRGLGHVVVIAFEKHCCNYEFEARGRQMLATLVRVPELDGVFLEVETLVEEAELGDALTDIRAVLAELGIDDDDLTKETYTGAVAAQRM; this is translated from the coding sequence GTGATCGAGGCCGAGCTGAAGGCGCGAGTGCGCGCGCCGGAGACAGTCATGGGCGAACTGGACAAGCGGGCGCCCGCTCGCGTTGAGGTGTACCGGGACACCTACTACGACCGGCCCGACGGCTCGCTGGAGGCGGCGGACCAGGAGCTGCGCGTACGTACGGTGCACGGGCCGGAGAGCACGCGCACGGTGCTGACGTTCAAGGACGCGTCGGTCGATGAGGCGTCCGGATCCAAGCCGGAGCACGAGATCCTCGTCGAGGGCGTGGAAGCAGCGCACGCGATTCTTCGGGGCCTTGGCCACGTGGTGGTCATCGCGTTCGAAAAGCACTGCTGCAACTACGAGTTCGAGGCGAGAGGGCGGCAGATGCTGGCGACTCTCGTACGCGTCCCCGAACTCGACGGCGTGTTCCTGGAGGTGGAAACACTCGTGGAGGAAGCCGAGTTGGGCGATGCCCTGACAGACATCCGGGCCGTGCTCGCCGAACTCGGCATCGATGATGACGACCTCACGAAGGAGACGTACACAGGGGCGGTAGCTGCTCAGCGAATGTGA
- a CDS encoding cytochrome P450 gives MADAADVTEVFAPSSDAFLADPYPAYAELRARGRVLHYGPSDQYLIPRHADVAALLRDRRLGRTYLHRFSHEEFGRVAPPAAHEPFHVLNDHGMLDLEAPAHTRIRRLVAKAFTPRTVERLRPYVEGLADDLVRGLVADGGGDLLARVAEPLPVAVIAELLGIPEGDRDPLRPWSADICGMYELNPGEAAAARAVRASVEFSAYLRELIAERRVRPGDDLLTDLIAAHEEGDRLSEQELVSTCVLLLNAGHEATVNATVNGWHALFRHPGQLAALRAEPERLLPTAVEELLRYDTPLQLFERWVLDDIEVGGTVIPRGSEVALLFGSANRDGAVFPAPDALDLSRPRDANPHISFSAGIHYCIGAPLARLELGASLRALLRRAPGLRLASEPPRKPGFVIRGLKGLHVTM, from the coding sequence ATGGCCGACGCAGCTGATGTGACCGAGGTGTTCGCGCCCTCGTCGGACGCCTTCCTCGCGGATCCCTACCCCGCCTACGCGGAGCTGCGCGCCCGCGGGCGCGTGCTCCACTACGGGCCGAGCGACCAGTATCTGATCCCGCGCCACGCGGACGTCGCCGCGCTCCTGCGCGACCGGCGGCTCGGCCGGACCTATCTGCACCGGTTCAGCCACGAGGAGTTCGGGCGGGTGGCGCCGCCCGCCGCGCACGAGCCGTTCCACGTCCTCAACGATCACGGCATGCTCGATCTGGAGGCGCCCGCGCACACCCGCATCCGCCGTCTGGTCGCGAAGGCGTTCACGCCCCGGACGGTGGAGCGGCTGCGCCCGTACGTGGAGGGGCTCGCGGACGACCTGGTGCGCGGCCTCGTCGCGGACGGCGGCGGCGATCTGCTCGCGCGGGTCGCGGAGCCGCTGCCCGTCGCGGTGATCGCCGAGCTGCTCGGCATCCCGGAGGGCGACCGGGACCCGCTGCGGCCGTGGTCGGCGGACATCTGCGGGATGTACGAGCTGAACCCGGGCGAGGCGGCGGCCGCGCGGGCCGTGCGGGCCTCGGTCGAGTTCTCCGCGTACCTGCGGGAGCTGATCGCCGAGCGGCGCGTCCGTCCCGGGGACGATCTGCTCACCGACCTCATCGCCGCCCACGAGGAGGGCGACCGGCTCAGCGAGCAGGAGCTGGTCTCCACCTGCGTGCTGCTTCTCAACGCCGGGCACGAGGCCACCGTCAACGCCACCGTGAACGGCTGGCACGCGCTCTTCCGCCACCCCGGGCAGCTGGCCGCCCTGCGCGCGGAGCCGGAGCGGCTGCTGCCCACGGCCGTGGAGGAGCTGCTCCGCTACGACACCCCGTTGCAGCTCTTCGAGCGGTGGGTGCTGGACGACATCGAGGTCGGCGGCACGGTGATTCCCCGGGGCAGCGAGGTGGCCCTGCTCTTCGGCTCGGCGAACCGGGACGGGGCGGTCTTCCCGGCCCCCGACGCCCTCGACCTGTCCCGCCCCCGGGACGCCAACCCCCACATCTCCTTCAGCGCGGGCATCCACTACTGCATCGGCGCCCCCCTGGCCCGCCTCGAACTCGGCGCCTCCCTACGGGCCCTGCTGCGCCGGGCCCCGGGGCTCCGCCTCGCGTCCGAGCCGCCCCGGAAGCCGGGCTTCGTGATCAGAGGCCTGAAGGGCCTGCACGTGACGATGTGA